A region from the Variovorax sp. V93 genome encodes:
- a CDS encoding prolyl oligopeptidase family protein — MPFFTADSYTAPMTSTASTQTDEHQWLEDIDGAEQLAWARQHNAKTVQRYAQSPAFERMEQGILEVLDSEARIPMVRKIGPLFYNFWRDKKNPKGLWRRTTLAEYRKPQPDWETVLDLDALAEADKENWVWHGADCLQPGYKRCLVSLSRGGADANVVREFDLELKQFVASGFTLPEAKSNVAWKDIDHLYVATDFGPGSMTSSSYPRIVKEWKRGTPLESAATVYEGGADDMTASAWRDNTPGFERDFVSRQMDFYDSETWLRTSDGRLAKIDVPDDASTEVTREWMLVEPRSPWTVGGATYRPGSLLAARFDDYMAGQREITVLFEPDDTTALDDHSWTRHHLILNVMHDVVNRLEVLTPEAGSKEWKRESLGGAPELSTIAAGGVDEDESDDYFLTVSGFLQPTTLYVGTIGRGEPEPLKDSPAFFDASRYRVSQHFATSKDGTRVPYFEIAPKNLQANGRNPTLQYAYGGFEISLQPSYSGAIGRAWLERGGVYVVANIRGGGEYGPRWHQAALQHDRLRTCEDFAAVSEHLIARNITSPRHLGAMGGSNGGLLMGNMLTLYPRLYGAIVSEVALLDMKRYTHLSAGASWIAEYGDPDQPEEWAWIQAFSPYENAKPGQPYPPALFTTSTRDDRVGPVHARKMHAKLAAMGYDSSFYENMEGGHSAATDNKEAAFMDALGYAYLWEHIGRTST; from the coding sequence ATGCCTTTCTTCACGGCGGATTCGTACACTGCGCCCATGACATCCACCGCTTCCACGCAGACCGACGAGCACCAGTGGCTCGAAGACATCGACGGCGCCGAGCAGCTAGCATGGGCCCGCCAGCACAACGCGAAGACCGTGCAGCGCTACGCGCAATCGCCCGCCTTCGAGCGCATGGAGCAGGGCATCCTCGAAGTGCTCGATTCCGAGGCCCGCATTCCGATGGTGCGCAAGATCGGCCCGCTGTTCTACAACTTCTGGCGCGACAAGAAGAATCCCAAGGGCCTGTGGCGGCGCACCACGCTGGCCGAATACCGCAAGCCCCAGCCCGACTGGGAAACCGTGCTCGACCTCGACGCGCTCGCCGAGGCCGACAAGGAAAACTGGGTCTGGCACGGCGCCGACTGCCTGCAGCCCGGCTACAAGCGCTGCCTGGTCTCGCTCTCGCGCGGCGGCGCCGACGCGAACGTGGTGCGCGAGTTCGACCTCGAACTCAAGCAGTTCGTCGCCAGCGGCTTCACGCTGCCCGAGGCCAAGAGCAACGTGGCGTGGAAAGACATCGACCATCTCTACGTGGCCACCGATTTCGGCCCCGGCTCGATGACCAGTTCGAGCTACCCGCGCATCGTGAAGGAATGGAAGCGCGGCACGCCGCTGGAAAGCGCGGCGACGGTCTACGAGGGCGGCGCGGACGACATGACGGCCAGCGCCTGGCGCGACAACACGCCGGGCTTCGAACGCGACTTCGTCTCGCGCCAGATGGACTTCTACGACAGCGAGACCTGGCTGCGCACGAGCGACGGCCGGCTGGCGAAGATCGACGTGCCCGACGACGCCAGCACCGAGGTCACGCGCGAGTGGATGCTGGTCGAGCCGCGCAGCCCCTGGACCGTGGGCGGCGCCACCTACAGGCCGGGCTCGCTGCTGGCGGCGCGCTTCGACGACTACATGGCCGGCCAGCGCGAGATCACCGTGCTGTTCGAGCCCGACGACACCACCGCGCTCGACGACCATTCGTGGACCCGCCACCACCTGATCCTCAACGTGATGCACGACGTGGTGAACCGGCTCGAGGTGCTCACGCCGGAGGCCGGCTCGAAGGAATGGAAGCGCGAGAGCCTGGGCGGCGCGCCCGAGCTCTCGACCATCGCGGCCGGCGGTGTCGACGAAGACGAGAGCGACGACTACTTCCTGACCGTGAGCGGCTTCCTGCAGCCGACCACGCTCTACGTCGGCACCATCGGCCGCGGCGAGCCCGAGCCGCTGAAGGACAGCCCCGCCTTCTTCGACGCCTCGCGCTATCGCGTGAGCCAGCATTTCGCCACCTCGAAGGACGGCACGCGCGTGCCCTACTTCGAAATCGCCCCGAAGAACCTGCAGGCCAACGGCAGGAACCCCACGCTGCAATACGCCTACGGGGGTTTCGAGATCTCGCTGCAGCCGAGCTACAGCGGCGCCATCGGCCGCGCATGGCTCGAACGGGGCGGCGTCTACGTGGTCGCCAACATCCGCGGCGGCGGTGAGTACGGGCCGCGCTGGCACCAGGCCGCGCTGCAGCACGACCGCCTGCGCACCTGCGAGGACTTCGCCGCGGTGTCGGAGCACCTCATCGCGCGCAACATCACCTCGCCGCGGCACCTGGGCGCCATGGGCGGCAGCAACGGCGGGCTGCTGATGGGCAACATGCTCACGCTCTACCCCCGGCTCTATGGCGCCATCGTGAGCGAGGTGGCGCTGCTCGACATGAAGCGCTACACCCACCTGTCGGCCGGCGCCTCGTGGATCGCCGAATACGGCGACCCCGACCAGCCGGAAGAATGGGCCTGGATCCAGGCCTTCTCGCCCTACGAGAACGCGAAGCCCGGCCAGCCCTATCCGCCGG